In one Pseudomonas sp. 31-12 genomic region, the following are encoded:
- a CDS encoding hydrolase, producing the protein MTIAKAVPGKTLLTPTDHTLIMIDHQSQMSFATKSIDAVTLRNNAALVAKAARGFKVSTILTTVAEKSFSGPIFDEIKSVFPEHNVIDRTSMNTWEDERIAVEVNAFGKQKIVLAGLWTSVCIVGPALSAIDQGFEVYVIADACGDVSTEAHEMAMQRMIQIGARPMTSLQYLLELQRDWARTETYEETVKTSIANGGSYGLGLIYAKTMFGASEGH; encoded by the coding sequence ATGACCATCGCCAAAGCCGTTCCCGGCAAAACCCTGCTGACCCCGACCGACCACACCCTGATCATGATCGACCACCAATCGCAGATGTCCTTCGCGACCAAGTCGATCGACGCCGTCACCCTGCGCAACAACGCCGCACTGGTGGCCAAGGCCGCGCGGGGCTTCAAGGTCTCGACCATCCTCACCACCGTCGCCGAGAAGAGCTTTTCCGGGCCGATCTTCGACGAAATCAAGTCAGTGTTCCCGGAACACAACGTCATCGACCGCACCAGCATGAACACCTGGGAAGACGAGCGCATCGCCGTTGAAGTCAACGCCTTCGGCAAACAGAAAATCGTCCTCGCCGGCCTGTGGACCTCGGTGTGCATCGTCGGCCCGGCGCTGTCGGCCATCGACCAGGGTTTCGAGGTCTACGTGATCGCCGATGCCTGTGGCGACGTCAGCACCGAAGCCCATGAAATGGCCATGCAGCGCATGATCCAGATCGGCGCCCGCCCAATGACCTCGCTGCAATACCTGCTCGAACTGCAGCGCGACTGGGCGCGTACCGAGACCTACGAAGAAACCGTGAAAACCTCGATTGCCAACGGTGGCTCCTATGGTCTTGGCCTGATCTACGCCAAAACCATGTTCGGTGCCTCGGAAGGCCACTAA
- a CDS encoding OprD family porin, which translates to MKFRKQVLSFWLSMLFAGTALADEPAQGFVDGATLDVLSRNFYLNSDYRSPSPTGKSYKAEWAQGFISTFESGFTPGTLGFGLDAHAFWGLKLDGGKGHSGTGLLPVNDDGRSEDSYSSGGGALKIRASRTTLAFGEMMVETPVFDTADKRLQPEYATGLLLNSREIDDMNLVAGHFTAFKNQDSSSGKGNFYGYGANTEAGGITFLGTDLFTQRPVGGALYASELTDTWHQYYANLHLKQPGVLLDANLYHTQDTGKALAGAIDNTAFSLSGKYTVAAHAFTLAYQKINGDTPFDFVGGDSIYLANSIKYADFNGAHERSWQARYDLDLSTFGIPGLNFMTRYVMGSQIDGTHAPKGGAYNPFDESIGNYVPQQGDGGRHWERDIDLRYIVQSGKAKGLSLQLSHVSHRANTAQAGDDIDRVYVVIQYPLNVGHL; encoded by the coding sequence ATGAAGTTTCGCAAGCAAGTCCTTTCCTTTTGGTTGTCGATGCTATTCGCCGGAACCGCCTTGGCGGATGAACCCGCACAAGGGTTTGTGGATGGCGCGACGCTTGATGTACTCAGCCGTAACTTCTACCTCAACAGCGATTACCGCTCCCCTTCGCCGACAGGCAAAAGCTATAAAGCGGAATGGGCTCAAGGCTTTATCAGCACTTTTGAATCCGGTTTCACACCCGGCACGCTTGGTTTTGGCCTGGATGCCCATGCCTTTTGGGGGTTGAAACTGGATGGCGGCAAGGGGCATTCCGGAACCGGATTGCTGCCCGTCAATGATGACGGTCGTAGCGAAGACAGCTATTCCAGTGGCGGCGGCGCGCTGAAAATCAGAGCCTCGCGAACCACTTTGGCCTTCGGTGAAATGATGGTGGAAACCCCGGTGTTCGACACCGCGGACAAACGCCTGCAACCGGAATACGCCACAGGCTTGCTGCTGAACAGCCGCGAAATCGATGACATGAATCTGGTGGCCGGTCATTTCACAGCGTTCAAGAACCAGGACAGTTCTTCGGGCAAGGGCAACTTCTACGGCTACGGTGCCAACACCGAGGCCGGCGGCATTACGTTTCTCGGCACCGACCTGTTTACCCAACGCCCCGTCGGCGGCGCGCTCTACGCTTCAGAACTGACCGACACCTGGCACCAGTATTACGCCAACCTGCACCTGAAGCAGCCCGGGGTGTTGCTTGACGCCAACCTCTACCACACGCAGGACACCGGCAAAGCGTTGGCCGGCGCCATCGACAACACCGCGTTCAGCCTCTCGGGCAAGTACACCGTCGCGGCGCATGCCTTCACCCTGGCGTATCAAAAAATCAATGGCGACACGCCGTTCGATTTTGTCGGCGGCGATTCGATCTACCTCGCCAACTCGATCAAATACGCCGACTTCAACGGCGCCCACGAACGCTCGTGGCAGGCACGCTACGACCTCGATTTGAGCACCTTCGGGATACCCGGCCTGAATTTCATGACGCGCTACGTCATGGGCAGCCAGATCGACGGCACCCATGCGCCCAAGGGCGGCGCCTACAACCCTTTTGATGAGTCCATCGGTAACTATGTGCCACAACAAGGCGATGGTGGCCGGCATTGGGAACGCGACATCGACCTGCGCTACATCGTGCAGTCCGGTAAGGCCAAGGGGTTGTCCCTGCAACTGTCCCATGTGTCGCATCGGGCTAATACGGCGCAGGCCGGCGATGACATTGATCGGGTGTACGTGGTCATCCAGTACCCGCTGAACGTCGGGCATCTGTGA
- a CDS encoding acetyl-CoA C-acetyltransferase, giving the protein MNEVVIVAATRTAIGSFQGALSAIPATELGAAVIRRLLEETGLDGAQIDEVILGQVLTAGSGQNPARQTAIKAGLPFTTPALTLNKVCGSGLKAVQLAVQAIRCGDAELVIAGGQENMSLAPYVLPKVRTGLRLGHAQLQDSVIQDGLWDAFNDYHMGITAENLATKYSLSREDQDAFAAASQQKAAAAIEAGYFKGQITPILIPQRKGDPLVFDTDEQPRPGGTLQALSNLKPAFQKDGSVTAGNSSTLNDGAAVLLLASAAKAQALGLPVLARIKAYASAGVDPSIMGIGPVPATRLVLEKAGWSLDDLDLIEANEAFAAQSLAVGKELGWDTNKVNVNGGAIALGHPIGASGARILVSLVHELIRRDGKKGLATLCIGGGQGVSLVIER; this is encoded by the coding sequence ATGAACGAAGTCGTAATCGTTGCCGCTACACGTACCGCCATCGGCAGTTTTCAAGGGGCCTTGTCGGCGATTCCAGCCACCGAGCTGGGCGCCGCGGTGATTCGCCGTCTGCTGGAAGAAACCGGTCTGGACGGCGCGCAAATTGATGAAGTGATCCTCGGCCAGGTCCTCACCGCAGGCTCGGGGCAAAACCCGGCACGCCAGACGGCGATCAAGGCCGGCCTGCCCTTTACCACCCCTGCCCTGACCCTGAACAAGGTTTGCGGCTCGGGCCTCAAGGCTGTTCAGCTTGCCGTTCAAGCGATCCGTTGCGGCGACGCCGAGCTGGTGATTGCCGGCGGTCAGGAAAACATGAGCCTGGCGCCGTATGTGCTGCCCAAGGTACGCACCGGTCTGCGCCTGGGTCATGCGCAATTGCAGGACAGCGTGATTCAAGACGGTTTGTGGGACGCCTTCAACGACTACCACATGGGCATCACCGCTGAGAACCTGGCCACGAAGTACAGCCTCAGCCGCGAAGATCAGGACGCCTTCGCCGCCGCCTCGCAACAGAAAGCGGCCGCCGCCATCGAAGCGGGCTACTTCAAGGGGCAAATCACCCCGATCCTGATCCCTCAGCGCAAGGGCGATCCGCTGGTGTTCGATACGGATGAACAACCGCGCCCGGGCGGCACGCTGCAAGCATTGAGCAACCTCAAACCGGCGTTCCAGAAAGACGGCAGCGTGACCGCCGGCAATTCGTCGACCCTCAACGATGGCGCCGCCGTGTTGCTGCTGGCCAGCGCCGCCAAGGCCCAAGCCCTCGGCTTGCCGGTGCTGGCGCGCATCAAGGCTTACGCCAGCGCAGGCGTCGACCCGTCGATCATGGGCATCGGCCCGGTACCGGCCACTCGCCTGGTGCTGGAGAAAGCCGGCTGGAGCCTGGACGACCTCGACCTGATCGAAGCCAACGAAGCGTTCGCCGCGCAATCGCTGGCGGTCGGCAAAGAACTGGGCTGGGACACGAACAAGGTCAACGTCAACGGTGGCGCGATTGCGCTGGGTCATCCGATCGGCGCGTCAGGCGCGCGGATTCTGGTGTCGCTGGTGCACGAACTGATTCGCCGTGACGGCAAAAAAGGCTTGGCCACGTTGTGCATCGGTGGCGGCCAAGGCGTCAGCCTGGTCATCGAACGATAA
- a CDS encoding AraC family transcriptional regulator, translating to MYRMSSGYASVLVNTLSAQGLDVASLCREAGLDIDLANKPGAFCERKAIYRLWGLAAEASSDPDIGLRAYGSFHPGSFQIIGYTMMSSLNLKKALERLVRFSPLIGTGFSLFFTAEQQHYRLSSLDHQQHGSVKPRQYTDAALASLLSFCRKLLGGDAPHPLSVEFTYPEPEDISEHRRLFGPNLQFDAPYDSILFDGQELMRPLSMANEALAVLHDSFAEAQLDLLFGFCIVGRIRALITERLSQGQGQCDMESIAAALNISKRTLQRALEKEGTQFKDVLSAVRRQLADFYLRHSHFNMKHVAYLLGFHDHSSFNKACTRWFGMTPGQYRSDVSFEIEETAPV from the coding sequence ATGTATAGAATGAGTTCAGGCTATGCCAGCGTGCTGGTAAATACGCTCTCGGCTCAAGGACTGGATGTCGCCAGTCTGTGTCGGGAGGCTGGACTAGACATTGATCTCGCGAACAAACCAGGAGCGTTTTGCGAGCGAAAGGCCATTTATCGACTCTGGGGCCTGGCCGCTGAGGCCTCGAGCGATCCGGACATTGGCTTACGGGCCTATGGCAGTTTTCACCCCGGCAGCTTTCAGATCATCGGCTACACCATGATGTCCAGCCTGAATCTGAAAAAGGCCCTTGAACGCCTGGTTCGTTTCAGTCCGTTGATTGGCACCGGGTTCAGTCTTTTCTTTACCGCGGAACAGCAACATTACCGGTTGTCCAGCCTCGACCATCAACAGCATGGTTCGGTCAAACCGCGCCAGTACACCGATGCCGCTCTGGCGTCATTGCTGAGTTTTTGCCGCAAACTGTTGGGCGGCGACGCACCGCATCCCTTGAGCGTTGAGTTCACTTATCCCGAGCCCGAAGACATTTCCGAGCATCGACGCCTGTTTGGCCCCAACCTGCAATTCGACGCGCCTTACGACAGCATTCTGTTTGACGGGCAGGAGCTGATGCGACCGCTGAGCATGGCCAACGAAGCGCTGGCGGTGCTGCATGACAGTTTTGCCGAGGCGCAATTGGACCTGCTGTTCGGTTTTTGCATTGTCGGGCGGATTCGCGCGCTGATTACCGAGCGCTTGAGTCAGGGCCAGGGGCAGTGCGACATGGAGTCGATCGCAGCCGCCTTGAACATCAGCAAGCGCACGCTGCAACGGGCGCTGGAGAAGGAAGGGACACAATTCAAGGACGTGCTGAGCGCGGTGCGTCGGCAATTGGCCGATTTCTACCTGCGCCATTCTCACTTCAACATGAAGCATGTCGCGTATCTCCTTGGTTTTCATGACCACAGCAGCTTCAACAAAGCCTGTACCCGCTGGTTTGGCATGACACCGGGGCAGTATCGCTCCGATGTATCGTTCGAGATCGAGGAAACCGCGCCGGTGTGA
- the phaC gene encoding class I poly(R)-hydroxyalkanoic acid synthase, with protein sequence MDNNAHTFNTFWSGQVPFIASFAVQQLRLWVSTNPWFTGQEYEEWFDLPRTTLESLQTEYQTQWGDLGQRLLTGQPFSFEDRRFASGNWSTPLFGSLAAFYLLNAGFLLKLLDKLPIKDKKPRQRLLYLVEQAIAAGAPSNFLASNPDALQRVVDTQGGSLFTGLLHLASDLQEGKMRQCDSGAFTVGVDLANTPGEVVFENELFQLIQYYPQSETQYRRPVFIVPPSINKYYILDLRPDNSMVRHLLQQGHPVFLMSWRNFDQAHAGTTWDDLIETGIIKGLQVTREISGEQRPNCVGFCIGGTLLSSALAVLAARGDKDIGSVSLLTTFLDYLDTGPIDIFVDEQLVAYRERTIGGLDGPIGLFKGEDMGNTFSLLRPNDLWWNYNVDKYLKGQKPIPLDLLFWNNDSTNLPGPMYCWYLRHTYLQNDLKSGELDCCGVKLDLRAIDAPAYILATHDDHIVPWRSAYASTQLLSGTKRFVLGASGHIAGVINPPAKEKRHYWTNNRVTKDPETWFMNAQEHAGSWWNDWFVWLAEQSGERQASVLHTGNAQYTAIESAPGRYVMQ encoded by the coding sequence ATGGACAATAACGCGCACACTTTCAACACCTTCTGGTCCGGCCAAGTCCCGTTCATTGCCTCCTTTGCAGTGCAACAATTACGCCTGTGGGTCAGCACCAATCCATGGTTCACCGGCCAGGAATACGAAGAGTGGTTCGACCTGCCGCGCACCACCCTGGAAAGCCTGCAAACCGAGTATCAAACCCAATGGGGTGATCTGGGCCAGCGGCTGCTGACCGGCCAGCCGTTCTCCTTTGAAGATCGACGTTTTGCCAGCGGCAACTGGAGCACGCCGCTGTTCGGCTCCCTCGCCGCGTTCTACCTGCTCAATGCCGGTTTCCTGCTGAAGCTGCTCGATAAACTGCCGATCAAAGACAAGAAACCCCGCCAGCGCCTGCTGTACCTGGTGGAGCAAGCGATTGCCGCCGGAGCCCCCAGCAACTTTTTGGCGAGCAACCCCGATGCCTTGCAGCGCGTCGTCGACACTCAGGGTGGCAGCCTGTTCACCGGCCTGTTGCACCTGGCCAGCGACCTGCAGGAAGGCAAGATGCGCCAGTGCGACAGCGGCGCCTTCACCGTCGGCGTCGACCTGGCCAATACGCCCGGCGAAGTGGTGTTCGAGAACGAACTGTTCCAGCTGATTCAGTACTACCCGCAAAGCGAAACCCAGTACCGGCGCCCGGTGTTCATCGTCCCGCCGTCGATCAACAAGTACTACATCCTCGACCTGCGCCCGGACAATTCGATGGTTCGCCATCTGTTGCAACAAGGCCACCCGGTGTTCCTGATGTCGTGGCGCAACTTCGATCAGGCGCACGCCGGCACCACCTGGGATGACCTGATCGAAACCGGCATCATCAAAGGCCTGCAAGTGACCCGCGAGATCAGCGGCGAGCAACGTCCCAACTGCGTTGGCTTCTGCATCGGCGGCACGCTGTTGAGTTCGGCGCTGGCCGTACTGGCGGCGCGCGGCGACAAGGACATCGGCAGCGTGAGCCTGTTGACCACCTTCCTCGATTACCTCGACACCGGCCCTATCGACATCTTCGTCGACGAGCAACTGGTGGCCTACCGCGAGCGCACCATCGGCGGCCTGGATGGCCCCATCGGCCTGTTCAAGGGCGAGGACATGGGCAACACCTTCTCGCTGCTGCGCCCCAACGATTTGTGGTGGAACTACAACGTCGACAAATACCTCAAGGGCCAGAAGCCGATTCCCCTTGACCTGCTGTTCTGGAACAACGACAGCACCAACCTTCCAGGCCCGATGTACTGCTGGTATCTGCGCCACACCTACTTGCAGAACGATCTGAAATCCGGCGAGCTGGACTGCTGCGGGGTCAAACTCGACCTGCGCGCTATCGATGCGCCGGCGTACATCCTCGCAACGCATGATGATCACATCGTGCCGTGGCGCAGCGCTTATGCCAGCACCCAATTGCTCTCCGGGACCAAGCGCTTTGTGCTGGGTGCCTCCGGGCATATCGCCGGGGTCATCAACCCGCCGGCCAAGGAAAAACGCCATTACTGGACCAACAATCGGGTCACGAAGGACCCTGAAACCTGGTTCATGAATGCCCAGGAACATGCCGGTAGCTGGTGGAATGACTGGTTCGTCTGGCTCGCAGAGCAGTCCGGCGAGCGCCAGGCTTCCGTGCTGCACACGGGCAACGCGCAATACACGGCGATTGAATCGGCACCCGGGCGTTATGTGATGCAATGA
- the selB gene encoding selenocysteine-specific translation elongation factor gives MIVGTAGHIDHGKTLLLQALTGQAGDRRREERERGMTIDLGYLYAALEPGAALTGFIDVPGHERFTHNMLAGAQGIDLVLLVVAADDGVMPQTREHLAIVELLGIPRALVAISKCDRVDPARVQAVREQIETLLAPGPFASAPQIALSSVTGEGVEALRQALLDAQRDVLQRSTSGGFRLAIDRAFSVAGAGIVVTGTALSGQVVVGDTLMLGPLGKTVRVRGLHAQNQAADSAFAGQRVALNLSAERLSLEQIHRGHWLVAEWLYAPTQRLDIDMQLLTSEAKPFEHFQPVHVHVGTQDVTGRIALLEGASVAPAERMFAQILLNAPVQAVKGDPLILRDQSAQRTLGGGRVLDPFAPTRHRRSPERLAQLQALATHDALEDVLPALLLNSETGLDPQRLERQFNRPRDTWVLPANVRLIDTRQGPLLFSADRWESLKVPLLEQLARFHQLEPDQMGPDRDRLRRFTGTALDRPTFISLLDELLASGALHTSGPWLHLPEHQVRLSEDNEALWQQLQPVFEQAGFNAPWVRDLGHDEAAVRLLLRKMARLGLVHQVVRDLFYTDAIIRRLAAMLVQLAAQDPVIQVAAFRDAVGLGRKRSIQILEYFDRLGLTRRFGDKRHLRLDNALAQRSDN, from the coding sequence GTGATCGTCGGCACTGCCGGGCACATCGACCACGGCAAGACGTTATTGCTCCAGGCCTTGACCGGCCAGGCCGGCGACCGTCGGCGGGAAGAACGCGAACGGGGCATGACCATCGACCTCGGCTATCTCTACGCGGCGTTGGAACCGGGCGCGGCATTGACCGGTTTTATCGACGTGCCTGGTCATGAACGCTTCACCCACAACATGCTGGCCGGTGCCCAGGGCATCGATCTGGTGTTGCTGGTGGTCGCCGCGGATGACGGCGTCATGCCGCAGACCCGCGAACATCTGGCGATCGTCGAACTGCTGGGCATCCCTCGAGCCTTGGTGGCGATCAGCAAATGCGACCGGGTCGATCCTGCCCGCGTGCAGGCCGTGCGCGAGCAGATCGAAACCTTACTGGCGCCCGGACCTTTTGCCAGCGCGCCGCAGATTGCGCTGTCGAGCGTGACCGGGGAGGGCGTCGAGGCTTTGCGTCAGGCCTTATTGGATGCGCAGCGTGATGTCCTTCAGCGCAGCACGAGCGGCGGTTTTAGGCTGGCGATTGATCGTGCCTTCAGCGTGGCCGGTGCCGGTATCGTGGTGACCGGCACCGCACTGTCGGGCCAGGTTGTTGTGGGCGACACGCTGATGCTCGGTCCGCTAGGAAAAACCGTGCGCGTACGTGGCTTGCATGCGCAAAATCAAGCCGCGGACAGCGCATTTGCGGGCCAGCGAGTCGCGCTTAACCTGAGCGCCGAGCGTCTTTCACTGGAGCAGATTCACCGGGGTCACTGGCTGGTGGCGGAGTGGCTGTATGCGCCGACCCAGCGGCTGGACATCGATATGCAGTTGCTGACCAGCGAAGCCAAGCCCTTCGAGCATTTTCAGCCGGTGCATGTTCACGTGGGGACTCAGGACGTCACCGGGCGAATAGCGCTGCTGGAAGGTGCCAGCGTTGCGCCAGCCGAGCGTATGTTCGCGCAAATCCTGCTGAACGCCCCAGTGCAGGCGGTGAAGGGCGATCCTTTGATTCTGCGTGACCAAAGTGCCCAACGCACCCTCGGCGGCGGTCGGGTGCTCGACCCGTTCGCGCCGACCCGACACCGCCGCAGTCCCGAGCGATTGGCCCAGCTCCAGGCGCTCGCCACCCATGATGCTCTGGAAGATGTCCTGCCTGCGTTATTGCTGAACAGTGAAACCGGGCTCGATCCGCAGCGCCTTGAGCGCCAGTTCAACCGGCCGCGTGACACCTGGGTGCTGCCCGCCAATGTCCGTTTGATCGATACACGCCAAGGGCCGTTGCTGTTCAGCGCTGACCGCTGGGAGTCCCTGAAAGTGCCGTTGCTGGAACAGCTGGCACGCTTCCACCAACTCGAACCCGACCAGATGGGACCCGACCGGGATCGCCTGCGCCGCTTCACCGGCACTGCGCTGGACCGTCCGACCTTCATCAGCCTGCTCGACGAACTGCTCGCCAGCGGCGCCCTGCATACCAGCGGGCCGTGGCTGCATTTGCCCGAGCATCAGGTGCGCTTGAGTGAAGACAATGAAGCCCTGTGGCAACAGCTGCAGCCGGTGTTCGAACAGGCCGGGTTCAATGCCCCTTGGGTGCGTGATCTTGGTCATGACGAAGCGGCGGTGCGCCTGCTGCTGCGCAAAATGGCGAGGTTGGGATTGGTGCATCAAGTCGTCCGCGACCTGTTCTACACCGACGCAATCATCCGCCGATTGGCGGCTATGCTTGTGCAACTGGCCGCGCAGGACCCGGTGATTCAGGTCGCGGCGTTTCGCGATGCAGTGGGCCTTGGCCGTAAGCGCAGCATCCAGATTCTCGAATACTTCGACCGGCTGGGCCTGACCCGACGCTTTGGCGACAAGCGCCATCTGCGTCTCGACAATGCCTTGGCGCAACGATCAGACAACTGA
- the phbB gene encoding acetoacetyl-CoA reductase — translation MKSLGRIALVTGGMGGIGTAISQRLYKEGFKVIVGCSADSARKNDWIATQLAAGYQFECVYGDITDWESTRKAFEMAREQFGPIDVLVNNAGITRDASFRKLTPEDWNAVIGTNLSGVFNTTKQVIEGMLAKGWGRVINISSINGQRGQFGQTNYSAAKAGIHGFTMALAREVSGKGVTVNTVSPGYIQTSMTAAIRPDILDTMIAATPVGRLGQPEEIASIVAWLASDESGYSTGADFSVNGGMNMQ, via the coding sequence ATGAAGTCGCTTGGTCGTATTGCGTTGGTCACAGGTGGTATGGGTGGGATTGGCACGGCGATAAGCCAGCGCCTGTACAAGGAAGGATTCAAGGTCATCGTCGGCTGTAGCGCCGATTCCGCCCGCAAGAATGATTGGATTGCCACTCAACTGGCGGCCGGTTATCAGTTCGAATGCGTCTACGGCGACATCACCGATTGGGAGTCGACGCGCAAGGCCTTCGAGATGGCGCGCGAACAGTTCGGCCCGATCGATGTGCTGGTCAACAACGCCGGCATCACTCGCGATGCCTCCTTTCGCAAGCTGACGCCCGAGGACTGGAACGCGGTCATCGGCACCAACCTGAGCGGCGTATTCAACACCACCAAGCAGGTGATTGAAGGCATGTTGGCCAAGGGCTGGGGACGGGTGATCAATATTTCCTCGATCAACGGTCAGCGCGGCCAGTTCGGCCAGACCAACTACAGCGCGGCCAAGGCCGGCATCCACGGCTTCACCATGGCCCTGGCGCGGGAAGTGTCCGGCAAGGGCGTGACCGTCAACACCGTCTCCCCGGGTTACATCCAGACCAGCATGACCGCGGCCATCCGCCCGGACATCCTCGACACCATGATTGCGGCCACCCCGGTCGGGCGCCTCGGCCAACCCGAAGAAATCGCTTCGATCGTTGCCTGGCTGGCTTCCGATGAATCGGGCTACAGCACCGGCGCCGACTTCTCGGTGAACGGCGGCATGAACATGCAGTAG